Proteins from a genomic interval of Chryseobacterium indologenes:
- a CDS encoding TolC family protein, with protein sequence MIDYQYLSLKQAVEIGLQNNKNIKISHLKQEMSVTREKDLKMEKLPDIEFHTSYMQVTNLYQHQDGVFNKATTYNAINAMYDFTLSASIPVYMGGKIKNTEKKAAIDTEISSLKTHLDERQLTMEIITAFLQIHHLKEQQHLISDKMKEDSVNIKQVKALKANGVVTVNEVLRTSLQLSNHKMSWTELDNDIQIAEHKLKTILALPENQEMHVNTEDLISDKTTIPFIEKLTEIALNKNESVGITHKNLSLKELDRKITKANYLPKITAGGEYFLKYPNMMFFPPEPYAYRLGMIGVNLTYPIENLYKNKFKMQEARENIDLAKLQIEENEEKIRHQVYEAYKKFEETDQKVAIAEEAISQAKENYRIVRTKYANKLSLITELIDADNAYLEAESNLISVKINRQLKYYQLQYTIGNL encoded by the coding sequence ATGATCGATTACCAGTATCTCAGCCTGAAGCAGGCTGTAGAAATTGGGCTCCAAAACAACAAAAACATCAAGATAAGTCATCTTAAGCAGGAAATGTCCGTTACCAGAGAGAAAGATCTCAAAATGGAAAAACTACCGGACATTGAGTTTCATACGAGCTATATGCAGGTGACAAATCTTTATCAACACCAGGACGGTGTTTTTAATAAAGCCACGACATACAACGCCATCAATGCCATGTATGATTTTACCTTATCCGCTTCTATTCCGGTGTATATGGGCGGAAAAATCAAAAACACAGAGAAAAAAGCCGCTATTGATACGGAAATCTCTTCTTTAAAGACCCATCTTGATGAAAGACAGCTTACAATGGAAATCATTACCGCTTTCCTTCAAATCCATCATTTAAAAGAACAACAGCACCTTATCAGTGATAAAATGAAAGAAGATTCTGTCAATATCAAACAGGTAAAAGCTCTGAAAGCTAATGGTGTGGTAACAGTGAATGAAGTGCTGAGAACGTCATTACAACTCTCCAATCACAAAATGAGCTGGACAGAACTGGATAATGATATTCAGATTGCGGAACACAAACTGAAAACCATTCTGGCCCTTCCGGAAAACCAGGAAATGCACGTCAACACCGAAGATCTTATTTCTGATAAAACGACCATCCCTTTCATTGAGAAATTGACGGAAATCGCCTTAAACAAAAATGAATCGGTTGGAATTACGCACAAAAACCTCTCTCTCAAAGAACTGGATCGGAAGATCACAAAAGCCAACTATCTTCCTAAAATTACAGCCGGCGGAGAATATTTTTTAAAGTATCCGAATATGATGTTCTTTCCCCCTGAACCTTATGCTTATCGCCTGGGTATGATTGGAGTGAATCTCACCTATCCTATCGAAAACCTGTATAAAAACAAGTTTAAAATGCAGGAAGCCAGAGAAAATATTGATTTGGCAAAACTTCAGATCGAGGAGAATGAGGAAAAGATCAGACATCAGGTGTACGAAGCGTATAAAAAGTTTGAAGAAACTGATCAGAAGGTAGCTATAGCGGAAGAAGCCATCAGCCAGGCAAAGGAAAATTACCGTATTGTAAGAACAAAATACGCTAATAAATTAAGCCTTATCACTGAACTTATAGATGCAGACAACGCTTATCTGGAAGCAGAATCCAACCTTATTTCCGTAAAAATCAACAGACAACTAAAATACTATCAACTCCAATATACGATTGGAAACTTATAA
- a CDS encoding aldehyde dehydrogenase, with the protein MEIEKILQSQREFFKTQQTKSLVFRKMYLEKLKNLIISNEDLLCEAIHKDFGKSKFDTFTTEISFILNDIDYYLKNLKSLAKPKKVSTNIVNQLGNSKIYADPLGCILVIGAWNYPYQLSLSPIIAAIAAGNCCILKPSEVAENTMKALSKIINENFPSEYLYVYEGGIDETTALLTLKFDKIFFTGSTKVGKIVYKAAAEHLTPVVLELGGKSPAIVSKEAHLETAAKRIVWGKFLNAGQTCVAPDYLLVEESIQEQFLEMLRKYIKEFNYSPDSAQYTRIINKKNFHRLTDLIDREKVYFGGSYDEEKLYIEPTILNHIHWEDPVMEEEIFGPILPVISFKNFTIAINTVSEQEKPLAAYLFTKNSEEKEIFTRKLSFGGGCINDCVMHLSNDNLPFGGVGNSGIGSYHGKYGFETFSHQKSVLEKATWGEPNIKYPPYSEKKLSWIRKLLRF; encoded by the coding sequence ATGGAAATTGAAAAAATTTTACAGAGTCAGAGAGAATTTTTCAAGACTCAGCAAACCAAGAGTCTGGTCTTTCGCAAAATGTATCTTGAAAAACTCAAAAATCTTATCATTTCAAATGAAGATCTACTGTGTGAAGCTATTCATAAAGATTTTGGCAAGTCTAAATTTGATACATTTACTACAGAAATTTCTTTTATCCTAAATGATATTGATTATTACCTGAAAAATTTAAAATCTCTTGCAAAACCTAAGAAAGTAAGCACCAATATTGTCAATCAACTCGGAAACAGTAAAATCTATGCGGACCCTTTGGGCTGTATTCTGGTAATCGGAGCATGGAACTATCCTTATCAGCTTTCGCTTTCTCCCATCATTGCGGCCATTGCTGCAGGAAACTGCTGTATTCTTAAACCCAGTGAAGTTGCTGAAAATACAATGAAAGCGCTTTCAAAAATCATCAATGAAAATTTCCCGTCTGAATATCTGTATGTATATGAAGGAGGCATTGATGAGACCACTGCCCTTTTAACATTGAAATTTGACAAAATATTCTTTACCGGAAGTACCAAGGTCGGAAAAATTGTATACAAAGCTGCTGCAGAACATTTAACTCCTGTAGTACTTGAATTAGGCGGAAAATCCCCGGCTATTGTTTCCAAAGAAGCTCATCTTGAAACGGCTGCCAAAAGAATTGTGTGGGGAAAATTTCTCAATGCCGGACAAACCTGCGTTGCTCCCGACTATCTTCTAGTTGAGGAAAGCATCCAGGAACAGTTTCTGGAAATGCTCAGGAAATACATCAAAGAATTCAATTACAGTCCCGATTCAGCGCAGTATACCAGAATTATAAACAAGAAAAACTTTCACCGGCTGACTGATCTCATCGATAGGGAAAAGGTATATTTTGGAGGTAGTTATGATGAAGAAAAGCTTTATATTGAACCTACCATCCTGAATCATATCCATTGGGAAGATCCTGTAATGGAGGAGGAAATCTTTGGTCCTATCCTGCCGGTTATCAGCTTTAAAAACTTTACTATTGCAATCAATACCGTTTCCGAACAGGAAAAACCGCTTGCTGCCTATTTATTCACCAAAAATTCGGAAGAAAAAGAAATATTCACCCGAAAACTTTCTTTTGGAGGAGGCTGTATCAATGATTGTGTCATGCATTTAAGCAATGACAATTTACCTTTTGGAGGCGTTGGAAATTCAGGAATAGGAAGTTATCACGGGAAATATGGTTTTGAAACTTTTTCACATCAAAAATCTGTTCTGGAAAAAGCAACATGGGGCGAACCCAATATCAAATATCCGCCGTATTCTGAGAAAAAATTAAGCTGGATCAGAAAGCTTTTGCGGTTCTAA
- a CDS encoding 30S ribosomal protein S6: MNNYETVFILTPVLSESQVEEAVNKYVDLIKEKNCEIVAKENWGLKKLAYPIQLKKNGFYTLIEFKGEGTIVADLELAFKRDERVIRYLTTKLDKHAVEYAVTRRAKVKAAKA; the protein is encoded by the coding sequence ATGAACAATTACGAAACTGTTTTCATTTTAACTCCCGTTCTATCTGAGTCACAGGTAGAGGAAGCAGTGAACAAGTATGTAGATCTTATCAAAGAAAAGAACTGCGAAATCGTTGCTAAAGAAAATTGGGGATTGAAAAAATTAGCTTACCCTATCCAATTGAAAAAGAACGGGTTCTATACTCTAATCGAATTCAAAGGAGAAGGTACTATAGTAGCTGATTTAGAGCTAGCATTTAAGCGTGACGAAAGAGTAATCCGTTACCTTACTACAAAACTTGACAAGCATGCTGTTGAGTACGCTGTAACTAGAAGAGCTAAAGTAAAAGCAGCTAAAGCTTAA
- the apaG gene encoding Co2+/Mg2+ efflux protein ApaG: protein MMFSKMTSNIKVSVIPEYDSKNSYPSENRYVFKYNITIENDGGFPIKVLKRKWLIFDVGFGYTEIIGDGVIGLTPEIGTSENFAYFSNVMLRSGVGNMSGKYLVKNMETQETFEIDIPKFNLLSEVLSN, encoded by the coding sequence ATGATGTTCTCAAAAATGACTTCTAATATCAAAGTTTCAGTAATACCTGAATATGATAGTAAAAACAGTTATCCATCCGAAAACCGCTATGTTTTCAAATATAACATAACTATAGAAAACGACGGAGGCTTTCCAATAAAAGTATTAAAAAGAAAATGGTTAATCTTTGACGTAGGATTTGGATATACAGAGATTATAGGAGATGGCGTTATCGGCCTTACTCCTGAAATAGGAACCAGCGAAAATTTTGCTTATTTTTCTAATGTAATGCTTCGCTCGGGAGTAGGAAACATGAGTGGAAAATACCTGGTTAAAAATATGGAGACGCAGGAAACTTTTGAGATTGATATCCCGAAATTCAATCTGTTGTCTGAAGTTTTAAGTAATTAA
- a CDS encoding lysophospholipid acyltransferase family protein yields the protein MKFLIKILFFNSKLPLKILYIFSDVIFFLNYYLVGYRKKVITQNLRNSFPDKSEEEIRKIRKKFYLNFSDYLVETIKSFSISETEARVRMQHINQDLFHEAKQEGKNIILLAGHVFNWEWINALATIIPQAHCHPVYRKVNSDFWENQMKKVRNKFGNEALEANEVIRHIFRSQNNGDAAYMFVADQTPHFSHVTYGLEFLNQRTPAFIGYDKLATRMDLAFIYCEMKKVKRGYYQVNYHRIYPDNEKFTENEVVKKFHKLLENTLHKYPDNYLWSHRKWKYQDSIKTYDSDKK from the coding sequence ATGAAATTCCTAATCAAAATATTATTTTTCAACTCCAAACTTCCGCTAAAGATATTGTACATTTTTTCGGATGTTATCTTCTTCCTCAACTATTATCTGGTAGGGTACAGAAAAAAGGTGATCACCCAGAATCTAAGAAATTCTTTTCCAGACAAATCAGAAGAAGAAATCAGAAAAATCCGCAAAAAGTTTTATCTGAATTTTTCAGATTATCTGGTAGAAACTATAAAATCTTTCAGTATTTCTGAGACCGAGGCCCGGGTAAGAATGCAGCATATCAATCAGGATCTGTTTCATGAGGCTAAGCAGGAAGGTAAAAATATTATTTTACTGGCCGGCCATGTTTTTAACTGGGAATGGATTAATGCACTGGCAACCATCATTCCCCAGGCACACTGTCATCCTGTTTACAGAAAAGTGAACAGTGATTTTTGGGAAAATCAGATGAAGAAGGTCCGAAATAAATTCGGGAATGAAGCTCTGGAAGCTAACGAAGTTATCAGACATATTTTCAGGTCTCAGAACAATGGAGATGCTGCTTATATGTTTGTAGCAGATCAGACCCCACATTTCTCCCACGTCACCTATGGTTTAGAGTTTTTAAATCAAAGAACTCCTGCTTTCATCGGTTATGATAAACTGGCTACAAGGATGGATCTGGCCTTCATTTATTGTGAGATGAAGAAAGTAAAACGTGGTTATTACCAGGTTAATTATCACAGAATATATCCGGATAACGAAAAGTTTACAGAAAATGAAGTGGTAAAGAAATTTCATAAATTATTAGAAAACACTTTACATAAATATCCCGACAATTATCTGTGGTCACACAGAAAATGGAAATATCAGGATTCTATTAAAACCTACGATTCTGATAAAAAATAG
- a CDS encoding chloride channel protein, translating to MLKILILIRKSIKNSFDNIRNEQLKYNLLQAIPFWIGSVITGFFAVLYAQIFAWGENLMNIIFEWHAWMIFIIAPFGFVLSWWLVKEFAPNAKGSGIPQVMAAVELANPKEHRKIRSLLSLKIIIFKILSSVILVIGGGAVGREGPTIQIAGSVFRKVNEYLPEWWPKISKKNMIMTGAAAGLAAAFNTPLGGIVFAVEELSKTHINYFKTALFTAVIIAGLTAQTLAGSYLYLGYPKTNDVSLMVMFPIILVAATAGILASQLSVIMLKINGWKKRKLTTDKANVIFLVGCALIIASIAYFINHEILGSGKEIMERVLFTKDKHEDWYVPILRMLGPALSFTSGGAGGIFAPALTAGASIGSVISGAIHLTPNETNVVILGGMVAFLTGITRAPFTSAIIVLEMTDRHSLIFHLMLAGMVSSIASILVSRHSLYDVLKVNFLTEIRQRD from the coding sequence ATGCTGAAAATCCTTATTCTGATACGAAAATCCATCAAAAACTCCTTTGACAATATCCGCAATGAGCAGTTGAAATACAACCTGCTTCAGGCTATTCCGTTTTGGATAGGATCAGTTATTACAGGTTTCTTTGCGGTATTGTATGCGCAAATATTCGCATGGGGAGAAAATCTGATGAATATTATCTTTGAATGGCATGCCTGGATGATTTTCATAATCGCTCCTTTTGGCTTTGTACTTTCCTGGTGGCTGGTAAAAGAATTTGCTCCCAATGCTAAAGGAAGCGGTATTCCTCAGGTAATGGCTGCTGTGGAACTTGCGAATCCGAAAGAACACAGAAAGATCAGAAGCCTTTTAAGCCTTAAAATCATTATTTTTAAAATTCTTTCTTCCGTTATTCTCGTGATTGGCGGTGGTGCGGTAGGACGTGAAGGCCCGACGATTCAGATTGCAGGCTCCGTTTTCAGAAAAGTGAATGAATATCTTCCGGAATGGTGGCCGAAGATCTCCAAGAAAAATATGATTATGACAGGCGCTGCAGCAGGTCTCGCAGCGGCGTTCAATACCCCGTTGGGCGGAATTGTATTTGCTGTGGAAGAGCTTTCGAAAACCCATATTAATTACTTTAAAACAGCTTTATTTACCGCCGTCATTATTGCCGGATTGACAGCCCAGACATTGGCCGGATCCTATTTATATCTGGGATATCCAAAAACCAATGATGTTTCTTTAATGGTGATGTTCCCTATTATCCTGGTCGCAGCTACGGCAGGTATTCTGGCGAGTCAGCTTTCTGTGATTATGCTTAAAATAAACGGCTGGAAAAAGAGAAAGTTAACGACAGATAAAGCCAATGTGATATTCCTTGTGGGCTGCGCCCTGATCATTGCATCAATTGCTTATTTTATCAACCATGAAATTCTGGGGTCCGGAAAAGAAATTATGGAAAGGGTTCTTTTTACGAAAGACAAACATGAAGACTGGTATGTTCCCATTTTAAGAATGCTGGGCCCTGCCCTTTCCTTTACCTCGGGAGGCGCGGGAGGCATTTTTGCCCCGGCTCTTACCGCAGGAGCAAGTATCGGATCTGTTATTTCCGGAGCGATTCATCTGACTCCCAATGAAACCAACGTAGTCATCCTGGGCGGAATGGTTGCATTTCTTACCGGAATCACCAGAGCTCCGTTTACATCCGCAATTATTGTCCTGGAAATGACCGACAGGCATTCATTGATATTTCACCTGATGCTTGCCGGCATGGTTTCCTCTATTGCATCTATTCTGGTCAGCAGACATTCGTTGTATGATGTTCTGAAAGTAAATTTCCTTACAGAAATCAGACAACGTGATTAA
- a CDS encoding 30S ribosomal protein S18 encodes MAIDEMAKQASAGGESEVKFLTPLDINTKSEKKYCRFKKYGIKHVDYKDADFLLQFVNEQGKILPRRYTGTSLKYQRKVSAAIKRARHLALLPYVADLLK; translated from the coding sequence ATGGCAATAGATGAAATGGCTAAACAAGCCTCAGCTGGAGGAGAATCAGAAGTAAAATTCCTTACTCCGCTTGATATCAATACAAAATCTGAAAAGAAATATTGTAGATTCAAAAAATACGGAATTAAGCACGTTGATTACAAAGACGCTGATTTCTTATTACAATTCGTGAACGAGCAAGGTAAAATTTTACCAAGAAGATACACTGGAACTTCTTTAAAATATCAAAGAAAAGTTTCTGCTGCTATCAAAAGAGCAAGACACCTTGCATTACTACCATACGTAGCTGACTTATTAAAGTAA
- a CDS encoding thioredoxin family protein: protein MKKMTILAFLGLSFFAFSQDVKNTPDNGKQKNALIVPTEQTELEAKKKAGEEKAKLPKPYNPKADAQADINKLVAKAKKEGKNIMIQAGGNWCIWCLRFNNFVQTTPELKELVDKNYLYYHLNFSPDNKNEKVFAQYGNPGDKFGYPVFIVLDKNGKMIKVQQSDVFEDGKGYSLEKVKAFFNEWIPKA, encoded by the coding sequence ATGAAAAAAATGACAATATTAGCGTTCCTGGGTTTAAGTTTTTTCGCTTTTTCACAGGATGTAAAGAATACACCGGACAATGGGAAGCAAAAGAATGCTCTTATTGTACCGACAGAACAAACTGAATTAGAGGCGAAAAAGAAAGCAGGTGAAGAAAAAGCCAAGCTTCCTAAGCCTTACAATCCTAAAGCAGATGCCCAGGCAGATATCAATAAATTAGTAGCCAAGGCAAAGAAAGAAGGGAAAAATATTATGATTCAGGCAGGAGGAAACTGGTGTATCTGGTGCCTTCGTTTTAATAATTTTGTGCAGACAACTCCTGAATTGAAGGAATTGGTAGACAAAAATTACTTATACTATCACCTGAATTTCTCGCCGGATAACAAAAATGAAAAAGTTTTTGCACAGTATGGCAATCCTGGAGATAAATTTGGATATCCTGTCTTTATCGTGTTGGATAAAAACGGAAAAATGATTAAAGTTCAGCAGAGTGATGTTTTTGAGGACGGAAAAGGATACAGTTTAGAAAAGGTTAAAGCATTCTTTAATGAATGGATACCTAAAGCATAA
- a CDS encoding 3'-5' exonuclease, which yields MDFCAIDFETATHEKNSACEMGICIVQDSKIVETRTWLIKPPSFPYFNKFNIAVHGIQPEDVKDAPTFDEIWYEAQDMMYGSLMIAHNAGFDASVLRGCLEHYGMFTPSLNYLCSIQLAKKSWNYLPKYGLKPLAEYHKIDFNHHRAGADAEVCAKISLLAFERLFLTSNDEVNEYMKAKIKKL from the coding sequence ATGGATTTCTGCGCAATAGATTTTGAAACAGCTACTCACGAGAAAAATTCTGCGTGCGAAATGGGTATTTGTATTGTTCAGGATTCTAAAATTGTTGAGACCAGAACATGGCTTATCAAACCGCCTAGCTTTCCTTATTTCAATAAGTTTAATATTGCTGTTCATGGCATACAGCCGGAAGACGTGAAGGATGCGCCAACCTTTGATGAAATATGGTATGAAGCTCAGGATATGATGTATGGCAGTTTAATGATCGCGCATAATGCCGGATTTGATGCTTCTGTTTTAAGGGGTTGTCTTGAGCATTATGGAATGTTTACTCCCAGTTTAAATTACCTGTGCAGCATTCAATTAGCAAAGAAATCATGGAATTACCTTCCAAAATACGGACTGAAACCATTAGCAGAATATCATAAGATTGATTTCAACCACCACAGGGCCGGAGCTGATGCAGAAGTATGTGCCAAAATATCGCTATTGGCTTTTGAGAGACTCTTCCTCACCAGTAATGATGAAGTGAATGAGTATATGAAAGCGAAAATCAAAAAGCTTTAA